The Paeniglutamicibacter sulfureus genome includes a region encoding these proteins:
- a CDS encoding tyrosine-type recombinase/integrase: protein MDVSNLRNVLSLDSGTAALHPDEAVYESMLGSWEQQQRSRSLADATIESRTSTVRNFGEYAGTYPWQWQASDLEEYTSSMRSKRLALSTIRQRQGILQVFCNYLISPDYDWVEICESQFGNTPSQICLPWNTTKHVADYEGRPARRALTFDEIQTLFDYADSRVESSIREGRKGALAALRDAQMFKTAYAFGLRRAELRGLDLHDLHRNARVPEWERYAAMHVRWGKASKGSVPKRRTVLLVPELSWWIDGMRQWVDEGRALFSPGDLPALWPTERKTRVSLEYIDRRFTALRREAGLDPALTLHCLRHSYVTHLIEYGYADRFVQEQVGHQHSSTTAIYTSVSGDYKNRILADALGRFNTLELT, encoded by the coding sequence TTGGACGTCAGCAACCTCCGGAACGTGCTATCCCTCGATTCCGGGACCGCGGCCCTTCATCCAGATGAAGCGGTCTACGAATCCATGCTCGGTTCCTGGGAGCAACAGCAACGAAGCCGAAGCCTGGCCGACGCCACCATTGAAAGCCGAACCTCCACCGTCAGGAACTTCGGCGAGTATGCAGGGACCTACCCGTGGCAGTGGCAAGCCTCCGACCTGGAAGAATACACCAGCTCCATGCGTTCCAAGAGACTTGCGCTTTCGACCATCAGGCAACGGCAAGGGATCCTGCAGGTTTTCTGCAACTACCTGATCAGCCCCGACTATGACTGGGTGGAGATCTGCGAGTCCCAATTCGGGAACACGCCCTCCCAGATCTGCCTGCCATGGAACACGACGAAACACGTGGCGGACTACGAAGGGCGCCCGGCACGGCGGGCACTGACATTCGATGAGATACAGACATTGTTCGACTATGCGGATTCACGGGTTGAATCCTCGATCCGTGAAGGACGGAAGGGCGCGCTGGCAGCACTGCGGGACGCTCAGATGTTCAAGACCGCCTATGCCTTCGGACTGCGACGGGCCGAACTTCGGGGCCTGGACCTCCACGACCTTCACCGCAATGCCCGTGTCCCCGAGTGGGAACGGTACGCCGCCATGCATGTTCGATGGGGCAAGGCGAGCAAGGGAAGCGTGCCGAAACGCCGGACCGTCTTGCTCGTCCCGGAACTGTCATGGTGGATAGACGGCATGAGGCAATGGGTCGACGAAGGCAGGGCACTGTTCTCACCCGGCGACCTGCCGGCGCTCTGGCCCACCGAACGGAAAACCCGTGTCTCCCTGGAGTACATTGACCGGCGGTTCACCGCCCTGCGGCGCGAAGCCGGCCTCGACCCCGCCCTGACGCTGCACTGCCTACGCCATTCCTATGTCACGCATCTGATCGAATACGGCTATGCCGATCGATTCGTCCAAGAGCAGGTCGGCCACCAGCACTCCTCAACGACGGCCATCTACACCTCCGTCAGCGGCGACTACAAGAACCGAATCCTGGCGGACGCCTTGGGCCGCTTCAACACCCTGGAGCTGACATGA
- a CDS encoding helix-turn-helix domain-containing protein: MTKHVETTWNLRRIMADQGLFKTTELIPLLEEYGVSLSREQVFRLVTQTPERANLSFIGAVCAALNCTVSDLIEVRVVEEKSVAVSGEPTRGSIGNLRPKPARIHRPPQAPQGA, encoded by the coding sequence ATGACCAAACATGTTGAGACCACCTGGAATTTGCGCCGCATCATGGCGGACCAAGGGCTCTTCAAGACCACCGAGTTGATCCCCCTGCTTGAGGAGTACGGCGTCAGCCTCTCCCGCGAACAGGTGTTCCGGCTCGTTACCCAGACACCCGAGCGGGCGAACCTGAGCTTCATCGGCGCGGTGTGTGCCGCGCTGAACTGCACGGTCTCGGACCTGATCGAGGTCCGCGTCGTGGAGGAGAAATCCGTTGCCGTCTCCGGTGAACCGACCCGTGGTTCCATCGGAAACCTGCGGCCGAAGCCTGCCAGGATCCACCGCCCGCCACAGGCCCCGCAGGGCGCATGA
- a CDS encoding IS30 family transposase, with amino-acid sequence MSVGVHVTTSKEWDAGIRKTGDRRYYPDGRVVDYKQGVTTYNPVEGSSFMAPFPGLAALEKPISDRYLSLSEREQIRDLLAVDSSMRAIARALGRPVSTVSREIRRNTGPNGYQPYAAHRAAAKRRPRPKTSKLSCEGTLRKYVGAKLLLGWSPEQISNRLRKMLPDRLEFHVCAETIYQALYFQARGGLKREVATALRTGRTRRKPRTDPEKRTSRFRDPMINISERPAEIEDRAVPGHWEGDLITGTLNQSAIATLVERTTRFVMLVHLDGDHTAATVRDGLIKSMGGLPELLRGSLTWDQGAEMATHKAFSMATDMDVYFCDPASPWQRGSNENTNGLLRQYFPKGTDLGVHGPEELERVARLLNGRPRKTLGWDTPTERLRELLLAA; translated from the coding sequence ATGTCCGTTGGGGTTCACGTAACCACGTCAAAGGAATGGGACGCCGGCATTCGCAAGACCGGCGACCGACGCTATTACCCGGACGGTCGGGTTGTCGACTACAAACAAGGGGTGACTACTTATAATCCAGTCGAGGGTTCGTCCTTCATGGCTCCGTTTCCAGGGCTTGCCGCGCTGGAGAAACCAATCAGCGACCGCTACCTCTCCCTTTCCGAACGCGAGCAGATCCGAGACCTGCTCGCGGTCGACTCCTCGATGCGTGCCATCGCCAGGGCGCTAGGACGGCCGGTCTCGACGGTGAGCCGGGAGATCCGCCGCAACACCGGTCCCAACGGCTACCAGCCCTATGCTGCGCACCGTGCAGCGGCCAAACGCCGACCACGACCCAAGACCAGCAAGCTCTCTTGCGAGGGAACCTTACGAAAATACGTGGGGGCCAAGTTGCTTCTAGGCTGGTCACCGGAGCAAATCAGTAACAGGCTGAGGAAGATGCTCCCCGACAGGTTGGAGTTTCACGTGTGCGCTGAAACGATCTATCAGGCTCTCTACTTCCAGGCCCGTGGCGGTCTCAAGCGAGAGGTGGCCACAGCGTTAAGGACCGGCCGAACTCGCCGCAAGCCACGCACCGATCCGGAGAAGCGCACCAGCCGGTTCCGGGACCCGATGATCAACATCTCCGAGCGTCCCGCCGAAATTGAGGACCGTGCCGTGCCAGGGCACTGGGAAGGGGACCTGATCACGGGGACGCTGAATCAGTCCGCGATTGCGACTCTGGTCGAGCGAACTACCCGTTTTGTCATGCTCGTTCACCTCGACGGTGATCACACCGCCGCAACCGTTCGCGACGGCCTGATCAAGAGCATGGGTGGGCTGCCCGAGCTGCTGAGAGGGTCCCTGACCTGGGACCAGGGCGCCGAGATGGCGACGCACAAGGCTTTCTCCATGGCCACGGACATGGATGTCTACTTCTGCGATCCAGCCAGCCCCTGGCAGCGCGGATCCAACGAGAACACGAACGGGTTGCTGCGCCAATACTTCCCTAAAGGAACTGACCTCGGCGTCCATGGTCCCGAGGAACTCGAGCGGGTCGCTCGCCTGCTCAATGGACGTCCACGCAAAACGCTCGGCTGGGATACCCCGACCGAGCGCCTGCGTGAACTACTGTTGGCAGCCTAG
- a CDS encoding SulP family inorganic anion transporter: MATKTTPGHPVLAPEERQSVVRTLRSPRLLKTEVLAGLVVALALIPEAIAFSIIAGVDPRIGLFASFTMAVSIAFLGGRPAMISAATGAIALVIAPLVKSHGVDYFIAAVILAGILQIILALLGVAKLMRFIPRQVMVGFVNALAILIFMSQVPELLGVPWLVYPLTALGLLIVFGLPKITTAVPAPLVAIVVLTLIAVLASLAVPTVGDKGEMPESLPSLFLPNVPLDLETLQVLFPYALAMAFVGLLESLMTAKLVDDVTDTRSNKTRESWGQGAANIITGFFGGMGGCAMIGQTMINVKASGARTRISTFLAGAFLLILVVALGDVVALIPMAALVAVMIFVSVTTFDWHSIKPSTLRMMPKSETTVMLVTVIFTVATHNLAIGVGVGVLTAMVLFANRVAHLVTVERRIEEHFGEQIAKYEVNGELFFASSNDLYTQFDYVEDPNRVVIDLYNSHLWDASTIASLDAITAKYAKYGKTVEIEGLNAASLKMRERMAGKLGAGH, from the coding sequence ATGGCCACGAAAACCACCCCAGGACACCCGGTCCTGGCCCCGGAGGAACGCCAGTCCGTCGTACGCACCCTCAGGTCCCCGCGCCTGCTCAAGACCGAGGTCCTGGCCGGGCTGGTCGTGGCGCTGGCCTTGATTCCCGAGGCCATCGCCTTCTCCATCATTGCCGGCGTCGATCCCCGTATCGGGCTGTTTGCCTCCTTCACCATGGCCGTGTCCATCGCCTTCCTCGGCGGGCGGCCGGCCATGATCTCCGCCGCCACCGGCGCCATTGCCCTGGTCATCGCCCCGCTGGTGAAAAGTCATGGCGTGGACTACTTCATCGCCGCAGTCATCCTGGCCGGGATCCTCCAGATCATCCTGGCGCTGCTGGGCGTGGCCAAGCTGATGCGCTTCATCCCCCGGCAGGTGATGGTCGGATTCGTCAACGCCCTGGCAATCCTGATCTTCATGTCCCAGGTCCCCGAACTGCTCGGGGTCCCGTGGTTGGTCTACCCGCTCACGGCCCTGGGCCTGCTGATCGTCTTCGGCCTGCCCAAGATCACCACCGCGGTCCCCGCGCCCCTGGTCGCCATCGTGGTACTCACGCTGATCGCCGTCCTGGCATCCCTGGCCGTGCCGACCGTCGGGGACAAGGGCGAAATGCCCGAAAGCCTGCCCTCGTTGTTTTTGCCCAACGTTCCGTTGGACCTTGAGACCCTGCAGGTCCTGTTCCCCTACGCTTTGGCCATGGCCTTCGTGGGACTGCTTGAATCCCTGATGACTGCAAAACTCGTCGATGACGTCACCGACACCCGGTCCAACAAGACCCGCGAATCCTGGGGCCAGGGCGCGGCAAACATCATCACCGGGTTCTTCGGCGGCATGGGCGGCTGCGCGATGATCGGCCAGACCATGATCAACGTCAAGGCCTCCGGCGCCCGCACCCGCATTTCCACCTTCCTGGCCGGGGCGTTCCTGCTGATCCTGGTCGTCGCCCTGGGGGATGTCGTGGCCTTGATCCCGATGGCAGCACTGGTGGCAGTGATGATCTTCGTGTCCGTGACCACCTTCGACTGGCACAGCATCAAGCCCTCCACGCTGCGCATGATGCCCAAGAGCGAAACCACCGTCATGCTCGTCACCGTCATCTTCACCGTCGCCACCCACAACCTGGCCATCGGCGTCGGCGTCGGGGTCCTGACCGCGATGGTCCTCTTCGCCAACCGGGTCGCTCACCTGGTCACCGTGGAACGGCGCATCGAGGAGCACTTCGGGGAACAAATTGCCAAGTACGAAGTCAACGGGGAACTGTTCTTCGCCTCCTCCAACGACCTCTACACCCAGTTCGACTACGTCGAGGATCCCAACCGCGTGGTCATCGACCTGTACAACTCGCATTTGTGGGACGCATCCACCATCGCTTCCCTAGACGCCATCACCGCCAAATACGCCAAGTACGGCAAGACCGTGGAGATCGAGGGACTGAACGCGGCCAGCCTGAAAATGCGCGAACGCATGGCCGGGAAACTCGGAGCGGGGCACTAA
- a CDS encoding MerR family transcriptional regulator yields MDETTRPIKAGQTMHIGDLAEATGLSQRTIRHYDEVGLLPATTRSEGGFRIYTDSDLQRMLVIRSMKPLGFSLEEMGELLDTVDALADDTNNPEARARLEGFIAHANAKLDKLALNLSRAEAFIQDLQAK; encoded by the coding sequence ATGGATGAAACGACCCGACCCATCAAGGCTGGCCAGACGATGCACATCGGGGACCTGGCCGAGGCCACCGGCCTGTCCCAGCGCACCATCCGCCACTACGACGAGGTCGGCCTGCTTCCGGCAACCACGCGCAGCGAGGGGGGCTTTCGGATCTATACCGACTCCGACCTGCAGCGCATGCTCGTGATCCGCTCCATGAAACCGCTGGGATTCAGCCTGGAGGAAATGGGCGAGCTGCTCGATACGGTCGACGCCCTGGCCGACGACACGAACAATCCGGAGGCCCGGGCCAGGCTTGAAGGCTTCATTGCCCATGCCAACGCGAAGCTGGACAAGCTGGCACTGAACCTCAGCCGGGCCGAAGCCTTCATCCAGGACCTGCAGGCCAAGTAG
- a CDS encoding metal-sensitive transcriptional regulator gives MELEADTMKPAINRLKRAQGQLNAVIRMLEEGGDCRAVVTQLSAASKAIDRAGFSIIATGLEQCLKSEDPTADRADMEKLFLSLA, from the coding sequence ATGGAACTTGAAGCGGACACCATGAAACCGGCCATCAACAGGCTCAAACGAGCCCAGGGCCAGCTGAACGCGGTGATACGCATGCTGGAGGAAGGCGGTGACTGCCGCGCGGTGGTCACCCAGCTTTCCGCCGCTTCGAAGGCCATCGACCGCGCGGGGTTCTCCATCATCGCCACCGGGCTCGAACAGTGCCTGAAAAGTGAGGATCCCACCGCCGACCGCGCCGACATGGAAAAGCTCTTCCTCTCGCTGGCCTAA
- a CDS encoding MBL fold metallo-hydrolase, protein MLLERIYDEDLAQASYFIGCQAKGEALVVDARRDIQVYQDLAAKNGMKITAVTETHIHADYLSGTRELAAATDAAIYVSGEGGDDWQYEFEAERLLDQSTITLGNITVKALHTPGHTPEHLSFLVTDGAFSDKPGFLLSGDFVFSGDLGRPDLLDEAAGGTDTRFAGAHDLFVSLKNKFLTLPDYVQVYPGHGAGSACGKALGAIPSSTVGYERSFAWWGPYLEANDEAGFVEALLDGQPDAHAYFGRMKRENRQGPAILGERAPLAELATGDVAAALAADDIGVVDTRHHTEVHQGTVAGALNIPAGTKAASYGAWAVDPETDQRPLVLLAPNSESATEMWDHLIRVGIDKVAGYLTSLDGLPVYVPRTISPADLAGFDAALLLDVRNKTEHAAGHVPGSEQLSAGRVLWHTENLPSDGVIVSYCQSGVRNSVAASALRRAGFDVVELEGSYAGWADWKQMQNA, encoded by the coding sequence ATGCTTCTCGAACGCATCTATGACGAGGACCTCGCACAGGCCAGCTACTTCATCGGCTGCCAAGCCAAGGGGGAAGCGCTCGTGGTGGACGCCCGCCGCGACATCCAGGTGTACCAGGACCTTGCAGCGAAAAACGGAATGAAGATCACCGCCGTCACCGAGACGCACATCCACGCCGACTACCTCTCCGGCACCCGCGAACTTGCCGCCGCCACCGATGCGGCCATTTACGTTTCGGGCGAGGGCGGAGACGACTGGCAATACGAATTCGAGGCAGAACGCCTCCTCGACCAGTCCACCATCACGCTGGGCAACATCACTGTCAAGGCCCTGCACACCCCGGGACACACCCCCGAACACCTTTCCTTCCTGGTCACCGACGGCGCCTTCAGCGACAAGCCGGGCTTCCTGCTCTCGGGTGACTTCGTCTTCTCCGGGGACCTGGGCCGTCCGGACCTGCTCGATGAGGCCGCCGGCGGCACCGACACCCGCTTCGCCGGGGCGCATGATTTGTTCGTCTCGCTGAAGAACAAGTTCCTGACCCTGCCCGACTACGTACAGGTCTACCCCGGCCACGGTGCCGGCAGCGCCTGCGGCAAGGCCCTGGGCGCGATCCCGTCCTCCACCGTCGGATATGAGCGCAGCTTCGCCTGGTGGGGTCCGTACCTGGAGGCCAACGACGAGGCGGGGTTCGTCGAGGCACTGCTTGACGGGCAGCCCGACGCGCACGCCTACTTTGGCCGGATGAAGCGCGAAAACCGCCAGGGCCCTGCCATCCTGGGCGAACGCGCACCGCTGGCCGAACTGGCCACCGGGGACGTCGCGGCCGCCTTGGCCGCGGATGACATCGGCGTGGTCGACACCCGCCACCACACCGAGGTCCATCAGGGCACCGTCGCCGGGGCACTGAATATCCCGGCCGGCACCAAGGCCGCAAGCTACGGCGCCTGGGCCGTGGACCCGGAAACCGACCAACGCCCGCTGGTGCTCCTGGCCCCGAACAGCGAAAGCGCAACCGAGATGTGGGACCACCTCATCCGCGTGGGCATCGACAAGGTCGCCGGATACCTCACTTCCCTGGACGGCCTGCCGGTCTACGTGCCCCGCACGATCTCCCCGGCCGACTTGGCAGGGTTCGATGCCGCCCTGCTGCTGGATGTGCGCAACAAGACCGAGCACGCCGCCGGGCACGTGCCGGGTTCCGAACAGCTCAGCGCCGGACGCGTGCTCTGGCACACCGAGAACCTTCCGTCCGACGGCGTGATCGTGAGCTACTGCCAGTCCGGGGTCCGCAATTCCGTGGCCGCCTCCGCCCTGCGCCGGGCCGGGTTCGACGTCGTCGAGCTCGAGGGCAGCTACGCCGGCTGGGCAGACTGGAAGCAAATGCAGAACGCCTAG
- a CDS encoding rhodanese-like domain-containing protein has protein sequence MNPIPQTTSPEELKDWIAAGSDVVVLDVRSAAEFESLHILGSYNVPLPLLAEHTEELAAKLDTKVVLVCQSGVRATEAKTNLASVGFGNAHVLAGGVPAYKQAGGRTVEGSKRWDLERQVRMAAGSLVIAGLAGGKFLSPQIRTVAGVIGAGLTFSAATNTCAMGKALAKMPWNKTGNEPTRASVLAQLPPKKS, from the coding sequence ATGAACCCCATTCCCCAGACCACCAGCCCCGAAGAACTCAAGGACTGGATCGCAGCTGGCTCCGACGTTGTGGTGCTTGACGTGCGCTCAGCCGCCGAATTCGAATCCCTGCACATCCTGGGCTCCTACAACGTCCCCCTCCCGTTGCTGGCCGAACACACCGAGGAACTCGCGGCCAAGCTTGACACCAAGGTGGTGCTGGTCTGCCAATCCGGCGTGCGCGCCACCGAAGCCAAGACCAACCTCGCGTCAGTGGGATTCGGCAACGCCCATGTCCTGGCCGGCGGCGTCCCGGCTTACAAGCAGGCCGGCGGCCGGACCGTGGAAGGTTCCAAGCGCTGGGACCTGGAACGCCAGGTGCGCATGGCCGCCGGTTCCCTGGTGATCGCCGGCCTGGCCGGGGGCAAGTTCCTGTCCCCGCAGATCCGCACCGTTGCCGGGGTCATCGGGGCGGGACTGACCTTCTCCGCGGCCACCAACACCTGCGCCATGGGCAAGGCCCTGGCCAAGATGCCGTGGAACAAGACCGGCAACGAGCCGACCCGTGCATCGGTCCTCGCCCAGCTTCCCCCCAAGAAGTCCTAG
- a CDS encoding rhodanese-like domain-containing protein gives MPEITITDTDQRRATDQVLDVREDFEVAEGMIPGAIHIPMGELNTRLGEIDRTRPVIVICRSGNRSARVADALTGAGFTADTMAGGMTAWQRAGLPVT, from the coding sequence ATGCCCGAAATCACCATCACCGACACCGACCAGCGACGTGCCACGGACCAGGTCCTTGACGTCCGCGAAGACTTCGAAGTCGCCGAGGGAATGATCCCCGGCGCCATCCACATCCCCATGGGAGAGCTCAACACCCGCCTGGGGGAGATCGACCGGACCCGCCCCGTCATCGTCATCTGCCGCAGCGGCAACCGCAGCGCCCGCGTCGCCGACGCCCTCACCGGCGCCGGATTCACCGCCGACACCATGGCCGGCGGCATGACCGCCTGGCAACGTGCCGGCCTGCCCGTCACCTAA
- a CDS encoding sulfite exporter TauE/SafE family protein: MTLTLALTLLLSVLIGISLGLLGGGGSILTVPILTYVAGMNPKEAIAASLFVVGATSAVSAVTHARKKRVQWRTGLVFGAAGMAGAFGGGLLGGHIPGTILMIAFALMMVATSLAMIRGRKNPAGAPHQGDLPVPKVIIEGLVVGLVTGLVGAGGGFLVVPALALLGGLSMPVAVGTSLVVIAMKSFAGLGGYLTTVTLDWTLVGGVTAAAILGSFLGARLAGRIPEAALRKGFGFFVLAMGVFVLVQELPSPANLILGLAATAIAAAAALCWFAIPACPLRRKSLGSPATTTATEAH, from the coding sequence ATGACCCTCACCCTCGCACTCACCCTCCTGCTCTCGGTGCTGATCGGGATCTCCCTCGGCCTGCTCGGCGGGGGCGGGTCCATCCTCACCGTCCCGATCCTCACCTACGTCGCCGGCATGAACCCCAAGGAAGCCATCGCCGCCTCGCTCTTCGTCGTCGGCGCGACCTCCGCGGTCAGCGCCGTGACTCATGCCCGCAAGAAGCGCGTGCAATGGCGCACCGGACTCGTCTTCGGCGCCGCCGGCATGGCCGGGGCCTTCGGCGGCGGCCTCTTGGGCGGACACATCCCCGGAACGATCCTCATGATCGCCTTCGCCCTCATGATGGTCGCCACCTCCCTGGCCATGATCCGCGGCCGTAAGAACCCCGCAGGCGCACCCCACCAGGGGGATCTGCCGGTGCCCAAGGTCATCATCGAGGGCCTGGTCGTCGGCTTGGTCACCGGGCTCGTCGGTGCCGGCGGCGGCTTCCTCGTCGTTCCGGCACTCGCCCTGCTCGGCGGCCTGTCGATGCCCGTCGCCGTCGGCACCTCGCTGGTGGTTATCGCCATGAAGTCCTTCGCCGGACTCGGCGGCTACCTCACCACCGTCACCCTGGACTGGACACTTGTCGGCGGAGTCACAGCCGCCGCGATCCTCGGCTCCTTCCTCGGCGCACGCCTGGCCGGACGCATCCCCGAAGCGGCCCTGCGCAAGGGCTTTGGCTTCTTCGTCCTGGCCATGGGCGTCTTCGTCCTCGTCCAGGAACTACCCTCCCCCGCCAACCTCATCCTGGGCCTCGCGGCCACCGCAATCGCCGCGGCCGCGGCCCTGTGCTGGTTTGCCATCCCCGCATGCCCCCTGCGACGCAAGTCCCTGGGTTCACCCGCCACCACCACGGCAACCGAAGCCCACTAA
- a CDS encoding MFS transporter — MKQSTTRALPILGLRANAAQFTLLVAVNALVGGMVGQQQTVLPLLAHAEFGLSGYTFLFAYVAAFGIAKATSNWFAGTLSDRYGRKPVLLAGWLFAIPVPLMLIFAPDWSWVVAANVLLGINQGLTWSTTVIMKIDLVGPAQRGLAMGLNEAAGYGAVAATSLLAGYLAEQYGLRPAPFLLGIAYTALALLLSGLFVRETHPHALLDAGNIAARGTSARHGLDAKLSNRQIFSLTSFREPALSSASLAGLMNNLNFGLSWGLFPLLFATADLSTGQIGLLFALYPGVWGISQMATGALSDRIGRKHLITTGMLVQAGALAIIALGDGFGAWASGTVLLGAGTAMVYPTLLASVGDVAHPAWRGRAVGVYRVWRDLGYAVGAIAGGIIADLMGLHAAIWMAAALSAAASLVVAVRMYETHQRLSPPFHAGDTLAMLPRDRPNT; from the coding sequence ATGAAGCAGTCCACCACCAGGGCGCTCCCCATCTTGGGTTTGCGCGCCAACGCGGCGCAGTTCACCCTGCTCGTCGCGGTCAACGCGCTGGTCGGGGGCATGGTTGGACAGCAACAAACCGTCCTGCCACTGCTCGCCCACGCGGAGTTCGGCCTGAGCGGATACACGTTCCTGTTTGCCTACGTGGCGGCCTTCGGGATCGCCAAGGCGACCTCCAACTGGTTCGCCGGGACCCTCTCGGACCGCTACGGACGCAAGCCCGTGCTGCTGGCCGGGTGGCTCTTCGCCATCCCGGTGCCGCTCATGCTCATTTTCGCCCCGGACTGGAGCTGGGTCGTCGCCGCGAACGTTCTGCTGGGCATCAACCAAGGCCTGACCTGGTCGACCACCGTCATCATGAAGATCGATCTGGTAGGCCCGGCCCAGCGCGGCCTGGCCATGGGACTGAACGAGGCCGCGGGCTACGGTGCCGTGGCCGCCACGTCCCTGCTGGCCGGATACCTCGCCGAACAGTACGGGCTGCGTCCGGCGCCCTTCCTCTTGGGAATCGCCTACACCGCCTTGGCACTGCTGCTGTCGGGCCTTTTCGTCCGGGAGACCCACCCACATGCCCTCCTGGATGCCGGAAACATTGCCGCCCGGGGCACCTCCGCCCGGCATGGCCTGGACGCCAAACTATCCAACCGCCAAATCTTCTCCCTGACCAGCTTCCGCGAACCTGCCTTGTCCTCGGCAAGCCTGGCCGGCCTGATGAACAACCTGAACTTCGGCCTCTCCTGGGGCCTGTTCCCCCTCCTGTTCGCCACCGCGGATCTCAGCACGGGCCAGATCGGCCTGCTTTTCGCCCTGTATCCCGGGGTCTGGGGCATCAGCCAAATGGCCACCGGCGCTCTCTCGGACCGGATCGGACGCAAACACCTCATCACCACCGGCATGCTGGTCCAGGCCGGAGCCCTTGCGATCATCGCGCTCGGGGACGGCTTTGGTGCCTGGGCCTCGGGAACCGTATTGCTCGGAGCGGGAACCGCCATGGTCTACCCCACGCTGCTGGCCTCCGTGGGCGACGTCGCCCATCCCGCTTGGAGGGGACGGGCCGTGGGGGTCTACCGGGTCTGGCGCGACCTCGGATACGCCGTCGGTGCCATCGCCGGCGGGATCATTGCCGACCTCATGGGGCTGCACGCGGCCATTTGGATGGCCGCCGCCCTCAGCGCAGCCGCGTCCCTGGTTGTCGCGGTCCGCATGTATGAAACGCACCAACGGCTTTCACCGCCCTTCCATGCCGGCGATACCTTGGCAATGCTTCCGCGCGATCGGCCCAACACGTAG
- a CDS encoding DUF302 domain-containing protein, whose protein sequence is MTYTHAITVALSWQDAVDRTRGALAEQGFGVLTEIDVKETFARKLGQEAGDAVGNYIILGACNPQLAQRGIAAEPQLGALLPCNVVVRRAPDAKETTIEAIDPQTMVQLSPGDATREVANDADGRLQAALKEISEKAGS, encoded by the coding sequence ATGACGTACACCCACGCCATCACCGTCGCGCTGTCATGGCAAGACGCCGTCGACCGGACCCGCGGCGCCTTGGCGGAACAGGGATTCGGCGTGCTGACGGAGATTGACGTGAAGGAGACCTTCGCCCGGAAGCTGGGCCAGGAAGCCGGGGACGCCGTGGGGAACTACATCATCCTCGGGGCCTGCAACCCGCAATTGGCCCAGCGCGGCATCGCCGCCGAACCACAGTTGGGCGCGCTGCTCCCGTGCAACGTCGTGGTGCGTCGCGCCCCCGATGCCAAGGAAACCACCATTGAGGCCATCGACCCGCAAACCATGGTCCAACTCAGCCCGGGTGACGCGACACGCGAGGTCGCCAACGATGCCGATGGCCGCCTTCAGGCGGCGCTGAAGGAAATCTCCGAAAAAGCAGGCTCCTAG
- a CDS encoding DsrE family protein produces MTWRLLLHLAGPGTEPFPDVATALQVARNAHERMSDTIVEVIVQGPSVSQLAADGKHAPDIAALHGIPGICITACANSLHAAGLAPDALVEGVAVVPAAIAHLAQRQHDGAAYVRL; encoded by the coding sequence ATGACCTGGCGGTTGCTGCTGCACCTAGCCGGACCGGGCACCGAACCATTCCCGGATGTGGCCACGGCCCTGCAGGTGGCCCGCAATGCGCACGAACGGATGTCCGACACCATCGTGGAAGTCATCGTGCAGGGCCCGTCGGTGTCCCAGTTGGCCGCGGACGGGAAGCACGCCCCCGACATTGCGGCCCTACACGGCATCCCCGGCATTTGCATTACCGCATGCGCGAACAGTCTGCATGCAGCCGGATTGGCCCCGGATGCGCTGGTCGAGGGTGTCGCGGTCGTCCCCGCGGCCATCGCGCATCTGGCCCAACGCCAGCACGACGGCGCTGCATATGTCCGCCTCTGA